A region of the Leopardus geoffroyi isolate Oge1 chromosome C2, O.geoffroyi_Oge1_pat1.0, whole genome shotgun sequence genome:
TTATATTTTGAGCCTTTCACTCCCAGTGTGGAATGGCAGACTTTGTCTACTGTAAAAGGAATTTCTTACCTCAGTGGTGGaatggggatgggcagagggcctATGATAAACTTCTAAAATCCTCCAAAATGGGTTGCTGCCTAAGTAGAGATTAAGTCCAAGATTCTCTTCCTAAATCCTAAATTACCATCAAAATGGTTACTTCCTAAAAGGCAGTTTTAAAACTCtataggaattagaaaaagaacaaccaatctcccccgcccctccaaagttctaaattaaaaatcaaataagagattgaacaaaaacaaaaacacccccaACAAACCTTTAAGGCCTAGGACTTGTATAAGGTATGGTGAACACAGCAGCTTGGTGTCCATGGCCGGGAAAAACACACCTATTATTTGATCACAGTTGTTGATTTCCAGATGGCCTGATTTCTCCCTCTATGGTTGTCTTTTGCTTTTAACAgaactgttcttttaaattttcaaatattaaaacaaatgcatGTGTACTCACCACCCAAATCTTTTGTTAATAAACAAGATGaatgtgtgtcaactatagtcaaataaaaagatttttttaataaaatcaaatactGCAATTAAAATTGAGCTCCCCTGGGATCCTCCCCTCATTTCCTtgacttcctttctcttcccagagGCAGCCACTACTAAAAATTTAGCCAGTTTTTTTCtagttcatgattttttttttaaataaatgtttattcatttaaaaaataattttttttaacgtttatttatttttgagacagagagagacagagcatgaacgggggaggggcagagagagagggagacacagaatcggaagcaggctccaggctctgagccatcagcccagagcccgacgcggggctcgaactcacggaccgcgagatcgtgacctggctgaagtcggacgctcaaccgactgctccatccaggcgccccaaatgtttattcatttttaagagggggagggacagagggcctgaactgggctctgcactaagagcggagagccccatggggggctcaaactcattcaactgggagatcatgatctgagtccaaagtccaactgagccacccaggggcccctctagttcatatttttatacttttgttacATTTGTAAATATCCACAAAGTAtgtattatgtgtgtatatgtatgtagttTTGTGtgattaaaaatttataaacggtgaggggcacctggatggctctcagtcagttaagtgcccaacttcagctcaggtcatgatctctccgttcatGGATTCAacgagccctgcatgggggctctgtgctgacagctcagagcctggagcctgcttcggattctgtgtctccctctctctctctgcccctcccccactggtgctctgtctctcagaaaataaacaaaaacattaaaaaagatttaaaaaaaattataaatggtgtAAGGTTCTGCAACTTGgtgctttcctttttaataaacatCACAATTTTAAGATCTGTCCACATTGGCACATACTCGTCCAGTTCACTTAAacctttagttttttaattttataaatctaGCACAATCTGTTTGCTCATTGCTCTATTGACACGGTCTCCCATGACTGTGGTGGGCTGTCAACACtgtgctatgaacatttttgaacACGTCACCCTGCACACATGGGAGTTTCTTTGGGGACAAATCTGATTTTGCAGTTCACCATGACTGGAGGCCTAAGGCTGTAGGTGTCAGAAAGAAATCTGTGTGAGGAAACCCTGTTCAGAGGGGGTCTTGGTTAAGAACGTAGACTCTGGGGCCCCGCAGCTCTGGGTTGGAGCTCGGTTCTGCCACGTACAGGTGTGTGGCCTTGACGGGTTAGTTAAGCTCCCAGTGTCTCATTTCCCCCACGTACCGCCGAGGAGAAGATCGCCCACGTCCAAATGAGGACATCAACACCAACTCAGGGCGGGAAAAGCCCCTGTGAGGGCACAGTGACAGCCGGGAAGGGAATCGGTACCTGGCATATTTTATTATCATCCAGCGCCAGGATCTCTAGGTTCCTGAGCGCACAGATCTGCAGCGGAAAGCGTTCCAGGTGGTTCTGGCTGAGATCCAGGAAGCGCAGGTTGACCAGCCGCCGGAAGGAGCGCCGCAGCGCCCGCAGGCCGGTGTCGCGGAGGTAGAGCAGGTGCAGCGAGGTCCACTTGCAGATGAGGCGTGGCACCTTCTCCAGGTGGTTCCCGCTCAGCCCAATCTCCGTCATCCCCGACAGCTCGGCCAGGGAGTGCGGGAGCGAGTGGAGGCGGTTGTGGGACAGATCCAGCACGGACAGTTTGCTGCACTGGCACAGCGACTCGGGTAGGAGGAGCAGGTTGTTGCGAGCCACGTAGAACTTCTGCAGCCTGGTCAGGTTCCCAATCTCCGGTGGGATGGCAGTTAGTTTGTTGTCATCCAGGTCAACGATCTCCAGGTTGGAGAGAGCACAGAGCTCGGGAGGAAAGACTTCAAACTGGTTTTGCTTCAGGTAGATCTCCCTCAGTTTGGTATGGTTCACTACTTCCTTGGGCAGAGATTTCAGGTGGTTTCCGTCCAGCCCAAGCAACTCGAGGTGGTGGAGGAGTTTGCAGAGGTCCACGGGGATCTCGGCCAGGTCAGTGTGGTACAAGCGGAGCTCCCGCAGCCCCCGCAGGCCTCTGAGGACAGGAAGGGACGAGGACAGGAGCGGGTTGTCGCTCAGGTCCAGGCCCTCCAGGCTGCTCAGCGTGCCCAGCTCTGGGCACAGCTTTCTCAGCTTGTTCTTGTTCAGGTAGAGGATCCGGACGTTCTTTAAATGCTGAATACCCCGGGGGATTTCTTCAATCTGGTTGTTTTCCAGATGCACTTCTTCTAATTCTTCGAAGTCGAAGATCTCTGGCGGAATGGTAGTCAAGCTCTGATTAGAAGCATCAATGAAAAAGGTTCTAGCAGTGGCCCGTTGTGGATCAACTTTCTGGTGAATTTTAACGGAATGTCCTGGTTTTATCATGCCACTTGACATGTTGATGGAAAATGCAAATATCCAAAATCTGAAATAgcgtgaaaagaaaaaaaaaaatccatttactcaccaggattctttctgtccctgatAGAAAATTTGAGTTGCTTGAAACTAGGGCCTGATGTTCTAACATAGCATGAAAGGTAGGTTTTCGTGTTTCATGTTGGGAGAAGAGTTCAAGTGTAGACTCCTCCTAACAGGTTGacttacatgaagaaaaaaaaaaaagattgtctaaattcagtttttaaaaatccctatcTTGATTCTCTTTGTAGGTAGATGTGGAAGGTTGCAAAAGATTGCTCTTACCACGAACACTGAGAAAacacttggaaaaaataatattttaaaatattatgttttttttcttgaagccACCAGAGAGTTGTGGATGCAAAGGAGGCCCAACGAATTAATTCTAGAGAAGGACTATCCCTTCCCTAAGTTAGCAGAGACCAGTGGGCACTTTCATGCCCGGTGGCATTTTCAACTTTGGGGACCAGGCAGGCAGAGAAGCCAGCCTTCCATATGCACAGGCAAAGGAACTTCCGAAACCAGGAAAAACCAGTCAAACTTTTAAAAGCCCTGTATGAGCAGCATGGTGGATTAGCACGGAGGAGCCTCAAATGCAGAGCCACCTCTCCCCAGTAGACTGGGGCCGACTCAGTGGCCTAGGAAAAGTTGCAGGCGAtctggaaaagcagagagaggtcCTGTCCTCTCATGCTTTTAGATCCCTAAGCCTGGCTGGAGGAAGGGGCTTAAATCCCTAAGCGGGACATTTGAAATTGCTGGGAATTGAAATGAACTGCAGCTGCAACCcagaaagaatggagaaatggagaaataaatcaCGTCTGTGGATTAGAACACTCAATGTTAAGATGTCAGTATTActcaaattgatctatagtttcAGTGCAACCTCAATCAAAATCtcaataggcttttttttttttttttcttttttggtagaaGTTagcaagctgattctaaaatttatatgaaaatgcaaagaacCTAGAATTGCAAAAAACAATCTTGAATAATCACAAAATTGGCAGACTTGCACTACTGgatttataaattttgtaaatCTAAGATGTTAATATTGTGTTACCAAAGACTAAGTTGTTGGTCCTTagtacacacacattcacacacacgcacaaaaccTAAGATAAAGGGCAGAGAAGACAATGATGTGATGGTAGCTAGGTTGATTGTAGCATCTCTGACTTGCATTCTAGGATGGGGACTTTCCTGCTGGAGTATGGAGCCTCTCATCCACACAGAGGTCCAGTCCCTAGATGGAGGGGATGTGCTTCGAGCCCCACACTTAATATTACTGCACCTTGCAACACAACAGTGTGTGGTTTAGATCCCCGTTACTATATGCCTAGCCCCCAAAAGAGCTCTGGGACAGTGTTGCTCTCtgttaaagaaaagaagactTATCACTGGTTGAATTATGGCTAGAATGCCTAGAATTATGCCTAGAATGAATTATGCCTAGAATGAATTATGCCTAGAATGAGAATTATGCCTGGAATGACAAATGCCAGCATTTGTCATTTGATCATTAGGTAGATTAATACTGTTCAGTCCTGCAGGATAAAATTTCCAGTGTCCTAAACTACTGACAATACTGAAGGCCTCTAGACAATCCATAGCATACAGACTAAGGTGACACTAGAAATGAAAATAGCACCCAGGACACTACGTGGGCTAAGCTTTACTCaatgcatttaatcctcactagAACCCTGAGAAGCAGGCACCATTatgatctctgttttacagacaCAGATACTAAGTAACTAAAAGGGCTTATCTCAGAACATAGTAGAAGTGGGGGCTGGATATCCTCACTAAGGatatttacattatttgtttACAAGAAGCCTGGTTTTTATTAAAATCAGTCTTGGGTGTAAGCATTCAGGCTTGATTTTCTTTTGCAGCCCTTCAGGCAGAGTCATCTGGGGAAGATTCTTGTGGACTAGCCATCTGATTAGGGTTAACACAAGTGTGTCTGGGCATCCAGGTGCATAAAAGaacttattttttctaatattcgTCTTCCTCCATGATGATACCTGCCTAGAATGTCTgaatgtgtgtgtacgtatgttaTCTCACCAGAATCTTATAGCCCACATGTATCTGGAACCAATTTGATGGCCTCTGAAAGCTATATATATTGTGTATCCATTAGCAGACTTAATAAAAGGAGGTTGTAAAGTCAGGATTTGCAACAGCTTGGCCAGTAATTCAGCCACAGTAAATAAGAATGAAGAAGATTGATTCCttatttggctattttttttttcattgggaTTGCTACCTCAACGTGGTCAAATTAACTTGTTACAAATCCATGTTACTGTGGAATTTCTAAGCGTCGTAACCGTTGTGTAATTTCAGGGAGCCAGGTTTTGGATAGTTTAATAGTTAGCTCTTTTTTGCTTAACTTTAATGCTTGAGAAaaccatttaggaaaaaaatgatcagCCCTCTGAAATTTACATCAAGTGTTGACACTTTGGTTTTCAAGTCTGATTACACACCAACTGGATGTGTAATGTGAATCTGATAGCATAAATAACCATTTCCAGTTAAATTAGTTTcaagattttacttaaaacaCCTGGGAGATCTTCTCCCTTTAATACAGACAAGCAAAAACCCTCAATACAGCTAGGACTGGAGAATCATGTAATGGTAATGGTAATGGTAATCCTTTGCTTTGGTAACAATTTCTGGGAAACCATAAAATtccatgaaaaatttttaagtctcaAGTAATACTGAGATGAAGACTCATATAAAATTCAGGCTTGAGTGGAAAACTATTATAAGCAAGCAACTTTAGATTTTCAGCAGAGGCAAGGGAGAATCTAATCTGCTCAGACAATAATAAAGGAAGATTCTGGGTGTGATATTGTGATAGAATATATGTTTGGTCTTTGTTCCCTAGTTCCTGATACAAGAGCTTCTAAAACTTTGGTGTTTTCTGAGTGGTTGGgaaggagcatcttttgttattcataataagCCCCATTCAACCCCACCTGAGTCCATAGTACTTACTGCCCTCACTCTTCTTTGCACCCTGATAGCTCGCTAATGGcagctggttgccagaggaaccaCTCGCGTGACTAGAGGGGCGGAGCTTTCAACCCCAGCCCTTGAcctcaggggaggggagaggggccggATGCTGGTTTAATCACCAATTGCCGGCGATGTAATCAATCCTCCCTATGTTCTGGAGCCTCTATAAAAACCCTAAACCGAGAGGTTATGGGAGAGCTTTTGGGTTGGTGCTGGAAGGCTAATATTCCCAGAGAAGGCATGGAAACTCTGCGCCCTGTCTTGATACCCTCTCTTCCCCACATGCATCTCTTCCGTTTGGCGGTGCCTGAATGGTAGTTTTTAGAATACAGCGGTAATAGTAAGTAAAGTGTTTCCTTGAGTTCTGTAAACCACTAAAGCAAATTATTGAACTTGAGGGAACCCCGACTGGTAGTCCGCTGGAACTGGCGACAACTTAGGATTTGTGGCTGGCATCTGCAGTGGgaagcagtcttgtgggactgaaccttCACCCTGTAGGGTCTGTGCTAACTCTGGGTACAGTGCAGAACTAAATTTTTGGACACCTACTTGGCGTCTGCAGAGAACTGGAGACTTGCTTCTTGGGAAAACCCACACAGTTGGTGTTAGAAGTGTTCTCTAAGTAGAAATTTCATAATTAGTCCTGGGATACTGAGACGTACGATATGTTTTCTTAAGAGAAATAGAAGAAGTCTTTAATCTGGTAATGAGCTCTGAAAGGCTTGTAGGTGAAGAGCTCTACCAAGCCCAGGGCCAGTAACCCTTTACTTTTGAAAACCTGAGATCAGTGACTTAAAGGTAAAAGAGGCCTTAGAGAAACATCTGTTTGCCGGAATTGTTAGCTTGTGCCACACCAGTGTGCCCGTATCGCCATCGTCACCAAATGATCGATCTGAAATAGCTTCTTAGGACTTGTCTTTAAATAGActcaaaatggcatttttttttaaattttttttttcaacgtttatttttgggacagagagagacagagcatgaacgggggaggggcagagagagagggagacacagaatcggaaacaggctccaggctctgagccatcagcccagagcccgacgcggggctcgaactcacggaccgcgagatcgtgacctggctgaagtcggacgcttaaccgactgcgccacccaggcgccccttatccattttcaaaaatgtttctacttttctttcttccacacaTATCACCAAACTATAGATCTAGTAATTCATAGACAATACACCAAACTATAGATCTAGTAATTCATAGACAATACACCAAACTATAGATATAGTAATTCATAGacaatgcattttttatttgtagaatgtgtttttttttcccctagactATTGTCTTGCACAATGAGCAAGAAGGTTTGAGGCACTATTTACTACTAATCACTGATATACTTTCTCGTCTCATCAGATAATAGGAATGTAAACTTTTCCACCAACTCCCTCTACTCTTTTATCCATGGGTCAACTCAATTTTTTAATAACACTCATATTTCCACCTGCATATTCAGTACCTAAACAACATGTATGCATGATCAATACCAGAAGTCGGCACTTCAGATACTCGTCAGAAAATTCAACCAGGAATTTGCTCTGTTCTGACACCTGCTAGCAGCTCAGTTCAATCTTCTGGTAGTTGGGGGGAAAGAGCTAATGGGTGTGTGAAACATTAATTCTCCCAGATCCTTTGAGTTCTATCTCCGTGTTAGCAGGAAACAACTTCCCTAGACCCTATTATCTGTTTCCTCAAGATAGGACTTCCTTAGATCGTAATTAAGTGCCATGCTGTTGGCTTTTTAAACAGTTAAacaatcatttgaaaaatatttctataaaactaTAGTCAAAGACGTGTCTGTTAAGTTACTTATATAAAGATACACCTACTAAACCTTCCTACTATAAGGTGCCAGAGGAAAGTAAATGCTGccatttacaggggcacctgggtggcttagtcggttaagtgtccaagtttggttcagggcatgatctcgcagttcatgggttcaagccctgcgttggactctgtgctgacagctcagagcctggagcctgctttggattctgtgtctccctctcctctgcctctcccccacttgtactctgtctctctcaaaaaacaatcattaagaaaaattaaaaaaaaaaaaaaagaaaaacggggACTAcatactttcatatattttctttggttctGACTTCTAGAAAGCCGAGATTCAAGTTAGACCTCCTGACACATAAGCACCCAGTGAATCCACTTAAGTTTCCTTGAAGCCAGCTCAGCAACATCTGTTTCCCCTACCTCCTTGCCCCTCAGCCACTAATTCCCAAGGGGCAGGTCTTTCAAATTACATCCCTCCTCCATCTGGAAATCATTGGGTTCATGAAAAATGTACTGACGGAAATGAGTTGTACATGTGGTCGGTATTTTTTTGGCCATCCTATTTGATATGCATTTTGACACACAGTCTGTAGTTCTGTGCAAATACTTTGTTTTGCTAAGGTTCATACGGGACAACAGTGCTTTAAGTGCTGTTCGGTGAAAAGCAgctcttttctgtttgttctgaCCTTGTTTAGTAGTCACTCCCTAGAACAAAAGTCTGATTGGCACTTCTTGCTCCTTTAAAAGTgtatccctcccttccccttccttaaCAACTCCTTACTTTCCTCTACTTGACTTCAAGTACTTTGAGAGGGGTAGGGACTGCAGATGCTCAATTGTGCCCACATTCATGCTTTAGTATTTCAAGCTACCTCTATTGgtagaacgggggggggggggtaaatgaaaacagtattttctatCCTGTTTAACCTGAAGTAATTCAGGTGATGGCCACAGTCTGTGGGCTACACAGAGACCCCCTGCCTCCTAGCACAATTTGCTAACAGTGGAGTGCTCTTCTGGAATTGCCTAGTGGGATAGCTTCCGGGAGAGAGGTCTTGGGCACTTTGTTTTTCACCTTTGAACAGTGTTCATAAATGTCCTGGTTTCACCTTGAGGGTCTTCCTTCTATCCTCCAGGCACGGAGTCTCTGGTTGGTTCCAGAGCTCTCTCCAGGGCCCTTCAGCTGCTTCCTCTGCAGTCTATGGTTAACCCCAAACAGAAGACCTTTCCTTTCCTcgttcctctttttctctctcccccatccaaGTACCAAATCCTGAGCATGCTACCCTGTACCTCTTGCTGGGTTTTGTCCCCATCTCCTCCTTTCACTGAGTCCAGCCTCGTCTGAGGCCCTATCTCTGTTGGGCTGCTTCAGAGTCTCCCTAGATCCTGTCAAATCCACCCTCCACCAGCTGTTTCCTATCTGTGGGCTCCCAGCACCTTGCCCCCTATCAGCTGTGCTTCTCAGAGGATGCGCAGGGCTCCGTGTGGATCTGGCCCTGCCcgccttcccccccgcccccccccccccatactcaTCTAGGCAGCCCCAAGTACCTGTGTGTCTCCAGCACCTGGGACGGATTCGCTGGGGCCGGTCAGAGAGTCACCTCCGACAAAAAGCCCTCCCTGATACCCCCGCCCCAACACAAGACTGATCTACATACCCCTTTCAGCTTCCTTAGCTCCGGACCTTATCTGTCCTGGTGCTACCACGTTCTTCTGTACTTGGCCCCCCGCAGATATGTGCACGCTTTGGGGAGGGGACTGTGTCACAATCGTCATTGtagccctggcccccagcctaTCAGCCGTGCCCGCTAAACCTCAAGAACTTCTCCCTGCAAAGGAACCGGGGCACCCTCCGTCTGTGTTTTTAACCCAGGTCAAGGTGACCTGAAGCCAGGCGGGGGTGACCGAGGAGCCTCCATAGCATTAGCGGTCACCGCCTGCCCAGACAGGCCCCAAGGGCCCAAGTGGGTAATGGATGCGCAGCGGGCCGGAGGTGGCGTTCAGGGTCCGGCGGTCACCCGAGCCCTGATGCAGCTGGCAGGAGGCCCGGGACTGGGCAGGCGCATGCGCGCGGTCGTCATGACAACTCCACCGCGGCTCTGGGGGCGGAAAGGGAGATGCGGGGCGGTGGGAAGGTGGCGGCCCGGGCCAAGTCCCCGTCTCCCCCTCCCGCTCCCACTACAATCCCTACTACGTCCTGGGCCCCGGCCGACAGGAGCGGTAAGAAATAGGGTGTCCTTCGGCACCTGCCTGGCCAGGTGGAGCGGGCGAGGGGCGCTACCCCAGCCGCGGGCTTGCTCGCACCAGCCCTTTCCTCCGAGCAGGCTGCCGGCCTGAGGTGGCTTGGCAGGAGGGTGCCCCTGGGAACCCCAGCTGTGGCCAGAACTTCGGGGGGCCCCCACATATGGGTGGGAGGGGAGCCCCACGATCCGCCCCCTTCCTCCCCGAGGGTCTGCCCTTCACTTGATAGGTTGTCCTGGGGGAGGTGTGTCTATTGATTTGCTCTCCCGTCTCAGGGAAGGGTGTGTAGGTGCTCCTCTTGGGCCCTTTTTTGTGTGCAAGCTCCAGAAAGCGGGACCTAGGTGGGCAAGAGGGTCTCGAGAGTATGGTCTGCACACCCCTCCTCCTGCCatcctgtccattttttttaaatttatttttgagggagagcacgtagcaggggaggggcagagagggagaaagggggggagagagaaagagagagagaatcccaaacaggctcagtaGGACCCCTATTgcaggctcaaacccaagaaccatgagctcatgatctgagcagaaatcaagaatgggttgcttaactgactcagcccaGGTATTCCTCACTGTTTCCATTTTGgatgcttgtttttgtttgtttgttttaatatattttaaaatgtttatttttgagagagtgaatgagaacgagcaggcaaggggcagagagagagggagacagattcctaaagcagcctccaggctctgacctgtcagcacagaggtcatgtggggcttgaactcatgagtagtgaggtcataacctgagctaagtcagaccacccaggggcccctggatgcTTTTAAAGGGTTGTGTGCT
Encoded here:
- the LRRIQ4 gene encoding leucine-rich repeat and IQ domain-containing protein 4 isoform X1, whose protein sequence is MNTVQRFWIFAFSINMSSGMIKPGHSVKIHQKVDPQRATARTFFIDASNQSLTTIPPEIFDFEELEEVHLENNQIEEIPRGIQHLKNVRILYLNKNKLRKLCPELGTLSSLEGLDLSDNPLLSSSLPVLRGLRGLRELRLYHTDLAEIPVDLCKLLHHLELLGLDGNHLKSLPKEVVNHTKLREIYLKQNQFEVFPPELCALSNLEIVDLDDNKLTAIPPEIGNLTRLQKFYVARNNLLLLPESLCQCSKLSVLDLSHNRLHSLPHSLAELSGMTEIGLSGNHLEKVPRLICKWTSLHLLYLRDTGLRALRRSFRRLVNLRFLDLSQNHLERFPLQICALRNLEILALDDNKICQLPPDFVSLSKLKMLGLTGNQLASFPEEILSLESLEKLYIGQDQGAKLTYMPEDISKLQNLKELYIENNHLEYLPTSLGSMPNLEILNCCHNLLKQLPDSICQAQALKELLLEDNLITCLPENLDSLMNLKVLTLMNNPMEDPPGEVCAEGNQAIWTYFKTKRNMKIMATKIQAWWRGIMVRKGLGRFEELKLQKKGKTSPKDKKGGKNAKGKAVKKNKK
- the LRRIQ4 gene encoding leucine-rich repeat and IQ domain-containing protein 4 isoform X2, yielding MSSGMIKPGHSVKIHQKVDPQRATARTFFIDASNQSLTTIPPEIFDFEELEEVHLENNQIEEIPRGIQHLKNVRILYLNKNKLRKLCPELGTLSSLEGLDLSDNPLLSSSLPVLRGLRGLRELRLYHTDLAEIPVDLCKLLHHLELLGLDGNHLKSLPKEVVNHTKLREIYLKQNQFEVFPPELCALSNLEIVDLDDNKLTAIPPEIGNLTRLQKFYVARNNLLLLPESLCQCSKLSVLDLSHNRLHSLPHSLAELSGMTEIGLSGNHLEKVPRLICKWTSLHLLYLRDTGLRALRRSFRRLVNLRFLDLSQNHLERFPLQICALRNLEILALDDNKICQLPPDFVSLSKLKMLGLTGNQLASFPEEILSLESLEKLYIGQDQGAKLTYMPEDISKLQNLKELYIENNHLEYLPTSLGSMPNLEILNCCHNLLKQLPDSICQAQALKELLLEDNLITCLPENLDSLMNLKVLTLMNNPMEDPPGEVCAEGNQAIWTYFKTKRNMKIMATKIQAWWRGIMVRKGLGRFEELKLQKKGKTSPKDKKGGKNAKGKAVKKNKK